The Clostridium sporogenes genome contains a region encoding:
- a CDS encoding CD3324 family protein, translating into MKYEKAQNILPDGIIEIIQNYIDGGYIYIPKKNENKKSWGENTETKRYLKVRNKEIFNKYSSGASVKILAEEYFLTEGSIRRIIRNHKS; encoded by the coding sequence ATGAAATATGAAAAAGCACAAAATATATTGCCAGATGGTATAATTGAGATTATTCAAAATTATATTGATGGTGGATATATTTATATACCTAAAAAAAATGAAAATAAAAAGTCTTGGGGAGAAAATACTGAAACTAAAAGATATCTTAAAGTAAGGAATAAAGAGATATTTAATAAATATTCTTCAGGAGCTTCTGTTAAAATATTGGCTGAAGAGTATTTCCTAACAGAAGGTAGTATTAGAAGAATAATAAGAAATCATAAAAGTTAA
- a CDS encoding ABC-F family ATP-binding cassette domain-containing protein, translating to MSILTVENMSHSFGDRILFKNVSFRLLKGEHIGLVGANGEGKSTFMKIITNEILVDEGTIDWNSKFSIGYMDQLVELKEGITVFNFLKKAFIKLFDIENKINDLYNNLGNMDKARMDKTLNQIATMQEILDKNDFYSINSKIQATVVGLGIKELLYRDVSALSGGQRTKILLAKLLLEKPDILLLDEPTNYLDEEHIEWLKSYLINYEGAFILISHDNSFLNSVVNVVYHLEHKTLTRYAGNYDHFVNLYEVRKEQRLIQYKEQQNEIAKLEDYIRKNKARASTAKQAKSREKKLVKIEKIEIKKEIIKPYFNFKSMRMPENIIFNASNLIIGYNTPLSKPLNLKMKRGQKIAITGANGIGKTTLIKTLLGLLKPINGEVTLSDYKKIGYFEQEIIEDNAGSVLYDVWNEFPDLTQTEVRSSLAKCGLTRQHIDSPINILSGGEQAKVRLCKLINEPSNVLVLDEPTNHLDIYAKNELKHALKEYDGSIILVCHEPEFYKDIATDIWNCEDWRCCSV from the coding sequence ATGAGCATTTTAACAGTTGAAAACATGAGTCATTCATTTGGAGATAGAATATTATTTAAAAATGTATCCTTTAGATTATTAAAAGGAGAGCATATTGGTCTTGTTGGAGCTAATGGTGAAGGTAAGTCGACCTTTATGAAAATTATTACAAATGAAATTTTAGTTGATGAAGGAACTATTGATTGGAATAGTAAATTTAGCATTGGATATATGGATCAATTGGTTGAATTAAAAGAAGGAATTACTGTATTTAATTTTTTAAAAAAGGCATTTATAAAGTTATTTGATATAGAGAATAAAATTAATGATTTATATAATAATCTTGGCAATATGGATAAAGCGAGAATGGATAAAACGTTAAACCAAATTGCAACCATGCAGGAGATTTTAGATAAGAATGATTTTTACAGTATTAACTCTAAAATACAAGCAACTGTAGTTGGACTTGGAATTAAAGAGCTTTTATATAGGGATGTTTCAGCTTTAAGTGGAGGACAAAGAACTAAAATTTTACTTGCAAAACTACTTCTAGAGAAACCAGATATTTTACTACTAGATGAGCCAACTAACTATTTAGATGAAGAGCACATAGAATGGCTTAAAAGTTATTTAATAAATTATGAAGGTGCATTTATATTAATATCACATGATAATAGTTTTTTAAATAGTGTAGTAAATGTGGTTTATCATCTTGAGCACAAAACCTTAACAAGATATGCGGGAAACTATGATCATTTTGTTAATCTTTATGAAGTACGAAAAGAGCAGAGGTTAATTCAATATAAAGAGCAGCAAAACGAGATTGCAAAGCTTGAAGATTATATAAGAAAAAATAAGGCAAGGGCTTCGACTGCAAAACAAGCTAAATCAAGAGAAAAAAAGCTTGTTAAAATTGAAAAAATAGAAATCAAAAAAGAAATCATAAAACCATATTTTAATTTTAAAAGTATGAGAATGCCAGAAAATATAATTTTCAATGCCAGTAATTTAATTATTGGGTATAACACACCATTAAGCAAACCTCTAAATTTAAAAATGAAAAGAGGACAAAAAATTGCAATAACAGGTGCCAATGGAATAGGTAAAACTACTTTAATAAAAACTTTACTTGGACTTTTAAAACCTATAAATGGTGAGGTGACTTTAAGTGATTATAAAAAGATAGGATATTTTGAACAGGAAATTATAGAAGATAATGCTGGTTCAGTTTTATATGATGTTTGGAATGAGTTCCCTGATCTAACTCAAACAGAAGTAAGGAGCAGTCTTGCTAAATGTGGGTTAACAAGGCAGCATATAGATAGCCCTATTAATATATTAAGTGGAGGAGAACAGGCTAAGGTTAGACTGTGTAAGTTAATCAATGAACCTAGCAATGTATTAGTCTTAGATGAACCTACAAATCACTTAGATATTTATGCAAAAAATGAGCTTAAGCATGCTTTAAAAGAGTATGATGGTAGCATAATTCTAGTATGCCATGAGCCAGAGTTTTATAAAGATATTGCAACGGATATATGGAATTGTGAAGATTGGAGATGTTGTAGTGTGTAA
- a CDS encoding DJ-1/PfpI family protein translates to MKKIIYLYILESMAEWEVGYILQAISMESMLKKQNREFVIKTVSASKNPIQTIGGLIITPDCLLDEIDENNMVALLLPGAESWNSEENNQILEKALSYIDKGILVGAICGATLALADLKVLDKFKHTSNSLDYLTLFSKQYSGKELYVNSPAVIDCNLITANSAGGLLWAKHIIQYLNVFPCDIIESWYNYYSTGDPKYFTELISQSI, encoded by the coding sequence ATGAAGAAAATTATATATCTTTACATTTTAGAATCTATGGCTGAATGGGAAGTTGGCTATATTCTACAAGCCATTAGTATGGAATCTATGCTGAAAAAACAAAATAGAGAATTTGTAATTAAAACTGTTAGCGCTAGTAAGAATCCGATACAAACAATTGGTGGATTAATTATAACTCCAGATTGTTTATTAGATGAAATAGATGAAAATAATATGGTTGCCTTGCTTTTGCCTGGTGCAGAATCATGGAACAGTGAAGAAAACAATCAGATTTTAGAAAAAGCCTTATCATATATAGATAAGGGGATTCTTGTAGGGGCTATATGTGGAGCCACACTTGCTTTGGCTGATTTAAAAGTTTTAGATAAATTCAAGCATACAAGCAATTCTTTAGATTATCTAACATTATTTTCAAAACAATATAGTGGTAAAGAGTTATATGTTAATTCTCCAGCTGTTATAGATTGCAACTTGATAACAGCAAATTCAGCAGGAGGTTTATTGTGGGCGAAGCATATTATACAATATTTGAATGTTTTCCCTTGTGATATTATTGAATCCTGGTACAACTATTATTCTACCGGCGACCCTAAATATTTTACAGAGCTTATTTCACAAAGTATTTAA
- the cysK gene encoding cysteine synthase A, giving the protein MKYLDSIKELIGNTPIVKLNNLNIKPDVNIFVKLETNNPGGSVKDRIGIYMIEQAEKEGKLKKGYTIVEATAGNTGIGVALASINKGYDVIFVVPEKFSVEKQTLMRALGAKIINTPKKDGMLGAVAKANELLKTIENSISLKQFENEANPLAHYKTTGPEIYEAMDGKIDYFVSGAGSGGTFTGVMKFLKEKDENIKGILADPKGSTMGGGEKEAYDIEGIGNDFIPDTMDMDLVDRVIKVSDEEAYEMVKLLALKEGLIVGSSSGAAVSAALKLADKIDKGNIVTILPDRGDRYFSKNIY; this is encoded by the coding sequence ATGAAGTATTTAGATAGTATTAAAGAACTTATAGGCAATACCCCTATTGTAAAACTTAACAATTTAAATATTAAACCGGATGTTAATATTTTTGTAAAGCTTGAAACCAATAATCCTGGTGGAAGTGTAAAAGATAGAATAGGAATTTATATGATTGAACAGGCTGAAAAAGAAGGGAAACTAAAAAAAGGATATACAATAGTTGAAGCCACTGCTGGTAATACTGGAATTGGAGTAGCTCTTGCATCAATAAACAAAGGATACGATGTAATATTTGTAGTTCCTGAAAAATTCTCAGTAGAAAAGCAAACATTAATGAGAGCTTTAGGCGCTAAAATAATAAATACTCCTAAAAAAGATGGCATGTTAGGTGCTGTTGCAAAAGCTAATGAATTATTAAAAACCATAGAAAACTCCATAAGCTTAAAACAATTTGAAAATGAAGCAAATCCCCTTGCTCACTATAAAACAACTGGTCCGGAAATATATGAGGCTATGGATGGTAAAATAGATTATTTTGTTTCTGGTGCTGGAAGTGGCGGTACTTTTACAGGAGTTATGAAATTCCTTAAGGAAAAGGATGAAAATATTAAAGGAATCTTAGCTGACCCAAAGGGTTCTACCATGGGCGGTGGAGAAAAAGAAGCTTATGATATTGAAGGTATTGGAAATGATTTTATACCTGATACTATGGATATGGACTTAGTGGATAGAGTTATAAAAGTTAGTGATGAAGAAGCCTATGAAATGGTTAAACTTTTAGCCCTAAAGGAAGGTCTTATTGTTGGAAGCTCATCTGGAGCTGCGGTATCCGCTGCATTAAAGTTAGCTGATAAAATAGACAAAGGTAATATAGTTACTATTCTCCCTGATAGAGGAGATAGGTATTTTAGTAAAAATATTTATTAG
- a CDS encoding S-ribosylhomocysteine lyase: MVKVESFSLDHTKVKAPFVRKCGTQKGELGDKITKFDLRFAQPNEEEIPTGAIHTLEHLLAGYMREKMDNIIDISPMGCRTGFYLIAWGEVEVDTVIEALNYSLNKVIETEEVPATNAVQCGNYRDHSLFSAKEYAKHVLNQGISNEVFR; the protein is encoded by the coding sequence ATGGTTAAAGTAGAAAGTTTTTCATTGGATCATACAAAGGTTAAGGCCCCTTTTGTAAGAAAATGTGGCACACAAAAAGGAGAACTTGGTGATAAAATTACAAAATTTGATTTAAGATTTGCACAACCTAATGAGGAAGAAATACCTACTGGAGCAATTCATACCCTAGAACATCTCCTAGCAGGCTATATGAGAGAAAAAATGGATAACATCATAGATATTTCTCCAATGGGTTGCAGAACAGGATTTTATTTGATAGCTTGGGGAGAAGTTGAAGTTGATACTGTTATTGAAGCACTAAATTACTCATTAAATAAAGTTATAGAAACAGAAGAAGTTCCTGCAACTAATGCAGTTCAGTGCGGAAACTATAGAGATCATTCCCTATTTTCAGCAAAAGAATATGCAAAACATGTTTTAAATCAAGGTATTAGCAATGAAGTATTTAGATAG
- a CDS encoding trans-sulfuration enzyme family protein has product MKIESLLIHGGIDGDKHTGAVNVPIYQTSTYKQFKFGENTGYEYSRTGNPTREALEKLVAELEEGYRGFAFASGLAAITAVLSLFKSGDKIVISNNVYGGTFRVLDKVFNHFDIKYSIVDTSNLDEVKNSIDETVKAIYIETPTNPLMDITDIKEISKIAKENDIYTIVDNTFMTPYLQKPISLGADIVIHSATKYLGGHSDIVSGIAVVNSEELAEKLHFIQNSTGGILAPFDSFLLIRGIKTLAIRMDKHNSNVKLIAEFLRERDEVVKVYYPGFDTHPGHKIQSKQANGYGGMISFVLKDGYDYKKFFESLKMITFGESLGGVESLACHPASMTHGAIPYELRQKVGIVDNLIRLSVGIENADDLIEDLKNAFKESR; this is encoded by the coding sequence ATGAAAATTGAATCATTATTAATTCATGGTGGAATAGATGGAGATAAGCATACAGGTGCAGTAAATGTACCTATTTACCAAACTTCAACTTACAAGCAATTTAAGTTTGGAGAAAATACAGGTTATGAATATTCAAGAACAGGAAATCCAACAAGAGAAGCTTTGGAAAAACTTGTAGCAGAACTTGAGGAAGGATATAGAGGGTTTGCCTTTGCTTCAGGATTAGCCGCTATAACTGCAGTATTATCATTATTTAAATCTGGAGATAAAATAGTAATTTCAAATAATGTATACGGTGGAACTTTTAGAGTTTTAGATAAGGTGTTTAACCACTTTGATATAAAATATTCTATAGTTGATACTTCTAACTTAGATGAAGTAAAAAATAGTATAGATGAAACTGTGAAAGCTATATATATAGAAACACCAACTAATCCTCTTATGGATATTACAGATATAAAAGAAATATCAAAAATAGCTAAGGAAAATGATATATATACTATAGTTGATAATACCTTCATGACTCCTTACCTACAAAAACCAATAAGCCTTGGAGCAGATATAGTTATTCATAGTGCTACAAAATATCTAGGAGGACATAGTGATATAGTTTCAGGTATTGCCGTTGTAAATAGTGAAGAACTAGCCGAAAAACTTCATTTTATACAAAATTCTACTGGTGGAATTCTAGCACCCTTTGATTCTTTCCTCTTAATTAGAGGAATCAAAACATTAGCAATAAGAATGGATAAACACAATTCAAATGTAAAACTTATTGCTGAATTTTTAAGAGAAAGAGATGAAGTAGTAAAAGTATACTATCCTGGTTTTGATACTCATCCAGGACATAAAATCCAATCAAAACAAGCTAATGGATATGGTGGAATGATATCTTTTGTCCTTAAAGATGGTTATGATTATAAAAAGTTTTTTGAAAGTCTTAAGATGATAACCTTTGGAGAAAGCTTAGGAGGAGTTGAATCTTTAGCTTGCCATCCAGCTTCTATGACTCACGGTGCTATACCTTATGAATTAAGACAAAAAGTTGGTATTGTAGATAATTTAATAAGATTATCCGTTGGTATAGAAAATGCGGACGATTTAATAGAAGATTTAAAAAATGCATTTAAGGAGAGTAGATAA
- a CDS encoding class I SAM-dependent methyltransferase — protein sequence MNSLQYFDSIAPNWNVIRSEYFEERLKYKILSITNIKDKIVGDLGCGTGFVSLAVANEASIVFSIDNSINMLKELSASASKKDYKNIYPIKSSLDNLAIFDESLNVVFINMALHHIKNAKKAIAEMYRVLKKDGIVVISDVRKHNGEWAKEEMFDEWLGFSKEQMTNWLEDAGFQNIEIENTNLSCKGYSSKGEYTETGIFLASAVKL from the coding sequence ATGAATTCTTTACAGTATTTTGATTCTATAGCACCAAATTGGAATGTAATACGAAGTGAATATTTTGAAGAAAGATTAAAGTATAAAATTTTATCAATCACCAATATAAAAGATAAAATTGTAGGTGATTTAGGCTGTGGTACGGGTTTTGTTTCATTAGCAGTGGCAAATGAAGCAAGCATAGTATTTTCTATAGATAATTCTATAAATATGCTTAAGGAATTATCAGCTTCTGCTTCAAAAAAAGATTATAAAAATATATACCCTATAAAATCATCCCTTGATAACTTAGCAATATTTGATGAATCACTAAACGTAGTATTTATAAACATGGCACTTCACCATATAAAGAATGCGAAAAAAGCTATTGCAGAAATGTACAGAGTTCTTAAAAAGGATGGAATAGTTGTTATATCAGATGTTAGAAAGCACAATGGTGAATGGGCAAAGGAAGAAATGTTTGATGAATGGCTTGGATTTTCAAAGGAACAAATGACAAATTGGTTAGAAGATGCTGGTTTTCAAAATATAGAAATAGAAAATACAAATTTAAGCTGCAAAGGATATTCAAGTAAAGGTGAATACACTGAAACAGGTATATTTTTAGCTAGTGCAGTGAAATTATAA
- a CDS encoding glycosyl hydrolase family 18 protein: MKNTKLIKLVAGFMAATFSLSLLTTRVEAKNIENKNTKNEVKQTVNSKDLERKLIGYFPEWAYNSEAQGYFKVTDLQWDSLTHIQYSFAMVDQATNKIKLGDKHAALEEEFKNHNLSYKGKKVELDPNLPYKGHFNLLQTMKKQYPDVNLLISVGGWAGSRGFYTMLDTDEGINTFADSCVDFIKKYNFDGVDIDFEYPSSTSQSGNPADFDLSEPRRPKLNERYNILMKTLREKIDAASKKDNKDYILSAAVTASPWVLGGVKDNSYAKYLDFLSVMSYDYHGGWNEYVENLAGIYPDPKDRETASQIMPTLCMDWAYRYYRGVLPPEKILMGIPYYTRGWENVQGGQNGLHGSSRTPASGKYNIWGDDLDNDGKLEPAGANPLWHVLNLMEKDKNLKVYWDDVEKVPYVWQNQERVFLSFENERSIDERLNYIKNKNLGGALIWVMNGDYGLNPNYEEGSSDINKGKYTFGDTLTKRLSNGLTNMGACNKTPEDSNNSLEPINVSVDFGGSYDHPNYTYDIKVKNYTGKEIKGGWEVSFDLPKSALYKSSWGGNYTLKDNGDFTTVTIKSGNWQNINAGATVNLQGMIGLCFSDVRNIKFNGMKPVGNQKIIQQK; the protein is encoded by the coding sequence ATGAAAAACACTAAATTAATAAAATTAGTAGCTGGTTTTATGGCTGCTACATTTTCACTGTCGCTTTTAACCACAAGGGTAGAGGCAAAAAATATTGAAAATAAAAATACTAAAAATGAAGTTAAACAAACTGTTAATAGTAAAGATTTAGAAAGAAAGTTAATTGGATATTTCCCAGAGTGGGCCTATAATAGTGAAGCACAAGGATATTTTAAGGTTACTGATTTGCAATGGGATTCTTTAACCCATATTCAATATTCCTTTGCAATGGTGGATCAAGCTACAAATAAAATTAAATTAGGGGACAAACATGCCGCACTGGAAGAGGAATTTAAAAATCATAATTTATCCTACAAAGGGAAAAAGGTAGAGTTAGATCCTAATCTCCCGTATAAAGGTCACTTTAATTTATTACAAACTATGAAAAAACAATATCCTGATGTTAATTTGCTTATATCAGTAGGGGGATGGGCTGGAAGTAGAGGATTTTATACAATGCTTGATACGGATGAAGGAATAAATACCTTTGCAGATTCTTGCGTTGATTTTATAAAGAAGTATAACTTTGATGGTGTTGATATTGACTTTGAATATCCATCTTCAACAAGTCAGTCAGGAAATCCAGCAGATTTTGACTTATCTGAACCTAGAAGGCCCAAATTAAATGAGAGATATAATATACTCATGAAAACATTAAGAGAAAAAATAGATGCGGCTTCTAAAAAGGATAATAAAGATTATATATTATCTGCTGCAGTTACAGCATCACCTTGGGTACTTGGTGGAGTTAAAGATAACAGCTATGCTAAGTATTTAGATTTCTTAAGTGTTATGTCCTATGACTATCATGGTGGATGGAATGAATATGTTGAAAACTTAGCAGGTATTTATCCAGACCCAAAAGACAGGGAAACTGCCAGTCAAATCATGCCAACACTTTGTATGGATTGGGCTTATAGATATTACAGAGGTGTACTACCACCTGAAAAAATATTAATGGGTATACCATACTATACTAGAGGATGGGAAAATGTACAAGGTGGACAAAATGGACTTCATGGATCAAGCAGAACCCCTGCATCTGGTAAGTATAATATTTGGGGAGACGATTTAGATAATGATGGAAAGTTAGAACCAGCAGGGGCTAATCCGTTATGGCATGTATTAAACCTTATGGAAAAGGATAAGAATTTAAAAGTATATTGGGATGATGTAGAAAAGGTGCCATATGTTTGGCAAAATCAAGAGAGAGTTTTCTTATCCTTTGAGAATGAAAGATCTATTGATGAAAGACTTAATTATATTAAAAATAAAAATCTAGGTGGAGCATTAATTTGGGTTATGAACGGTGATTATGGATTAAATCCTAATTATGAAGAAGGTTCAAGTGATATAAATAAGGGGAAATATACCTTTGGAGATACTTTAACTAAGAGATTAAGTAATGGCTTAACTAATATGGGAGCATGCAATAAAACACCAGAGGATTCTAATAATTCCCTAGAACCTATAAATGTTTCAGTGGATTTCGGTGGTAGCTATGATCATCCAAATTACACTTATGATATAAAGGTGAAAAATTATACAGGTAAAGAAATTAAGGGAGGATGGGAAGTATCCTTTGATTTACCAAAATCAGCATTATATAAGTCTTCCTGGGGAGGTAACTATACTTTAAAAGACAATGGAGATTTTACAACGGTTACAATAAAATCTGGTAACTGGCAAAATATTAATGCTGGTGCTACCGTTAACCTTCAAGGAATGATAGGATTATGTTTTTCTGATGTTAGAAATATTAAATTTAATGGTATGAAACCTGTAGGAAATCAAAAAATTATTCAACAAAAATAG
- a CDS encoding class I SAM-dependent methyltransferase: MNDGKVIIQNEIAWDKRVKDGMCWTVPVTSEDIEKARNGVFGIKLTAIKNVPRDWFPQKMEELKILCLACGGGQQAPILAATGANVTVLDISLNQLKQDEFVASHENLNLKTVHGDMCDLSQFNNNSFDMVYCPVSVTYIPDVLPVFKESYRVLKKGGLFLFGAVNPFIYLFNGEKWDKDIFEVTNKLPFNSFDELDEEGIEEFVRDKNAIEYSHTLEALIGGQTKVGFLITAFYEDVDSDKICEYSAKYFATKAIK, encoded by the coding sequence ATGAATGATGGGAAAGTAATTATACAAAATGAAATTGCTTGGGATAAGCGTGTAAAGGATGGTATGTGTTGGACAGTTCCAGTGACAAGTGAAGATATAGAAAAGGCACGTAATGGAGTATTTGGTATTAAATTGACCGCTATTAAAAACGTTCCAAGGGACTGGTTCCCACAAAAAATGGAGGAACTTAAAATTCTTTGTCTTGCTTGTGGTGGAGGTCAGCAAGCACCAATTTTGGCAGCTACTGGAGCAAATGTAACTGTCCTTGATATCTCATTAAATCAATTAAAGCAAGATGAATTTGTTGCAAGTCATGAAAATCTTAATTTAAAAACTGTTCATGGAGATATGTGTGATCTATCACAGTTTAATAATAATAGCTTTGACATGGTATATTGCCCAGTTTCAGTTACATATATTCCAGATGTTTTACCTGTATTCAAAGAGAGCTATAGAGTATTAAAAAAAGGTGGACTATTTCTTTTTGGAGCAGTTAATCCATTTATTTATCTGTTTAATGGTGAAAAGTGGGATAAGGATATTTTTGAAGTGACAAATAAGTTGCCATTTAATTCATTTGATGAGCTTGATGAAGAAGGCATAGAAGAATTTGTAAGAGATAAAAATGCTATTGAATATAGCCATACCCTAGAGGCATTAATTGGGGGACAAACAAAAGTAGGTTTTCTAATTACTGCTTTTTATGAAGATGTAGATAGCGACAAAATTTGCGAGTATAGCGCAAAATACTTTGCTACTAAGGCAATAAAATGA